From Mytilus galloprovincialis chromosome 9, xbMytGall1.hap1.1, whole genome shotgun sequence, the proteins below share one genomic window:
- the LOC143046405 gene encoding uncharacterized protein LOC143046405 — translation MECDKHGQDLILYCPSHLLPCCDKCISSSHSKCTGIKSLAGVVEKTKIEKSKENVETDINSILSFLEKLINHKSKNLKTGENNYQGIHKSIKVMRQEINKHLDHLEKKLCQEADTIWNQEKSKANDFLDEIEGKKTNLKEMKKQLLTVTSQTSKLQTFLGVHKIEQQVHQCQRYVEDLEKDERTKEVDIKMKQNGEIENILKKLEPLGEVMIVKTEVAMKIEISVGTEPQVPLQEQSNINSMTMDIETKIKINMGKGISDMLCLMDGRVIVVERYGKVNLLTSDGKLQKQLPIPDGAWSVTQINQNTIAITYPNEEAIKIFNMENETVTKVITLDKRCWGLSFSNNSLAVGLFNDEIRIIDLEGITLKSIQVESKSYLWYLVYCNDRVIYSDLRGQAVYCYDGSGKQIWRYTQDLSQPKGLCTDTYGNIIVADFNSNRIIVISKDGQNSKVLISKEYGLKDPECICFKHNQSSGFICDYYGTKLAKFNLSNG, via the coding sequence ATGGAATGTGACAAACATGGTCAAGACCTCATCTTGTACTGCCCCAGTCATTTATTGCCTTGCTGTGATAAATGTATTTCATCCAGTCATTCAAAATGTACCGGAATAAAAAGTTTAGCAGGTGTCGTGGAGAAAACCAAAATAGAAAAATCCAAAGAAAATGTAGAGACAGACATCAATTCTATCCTATCTTTTTTGGAGAAATTAATAAACCATAAATCAAAAAACCTCAAAACAGGAGAAAATAATTATCAAGGCATAcacaaatcaattaaagtaatgagacaggaaataaataaacatttagatCACCTGGAGAAGAAGTTGTGCCAAGAAGCTGATACCATTTGGAATCAGGAAAAATCTAAAGCAAACGATTTTTTGGATGAAATTGAagggaaaaaaacaaatttgaaggaAATGAAAAAACAACTACTAACTGTCACTTCACAAACTTCTAAACTACAAACATTTCTAGGTGTACATAAGATTGAACAACAAGTACACCAATGTCAAAGATATGTTGAAGATCTGGAAAAGGATGAGAGGACCAAAGAAGTTGACATCAAAATGAAGCAAAACGGAGAAATAGAAAACATACTTAAAAAGTTAGAACCATTGGGTGAAGTAATGATTGTTAAGACAGAAGTAGCCATGAAAATAGAAATAAGTGTGGGAACAGAACCACAAGTACCATTACAAGAACAATCCAACATAAACAGCATGACAATGGATATAGAGACAAAGATAAAGATCAACATGGGGAAGGGGATCAGTGACATGCTTTGTCTGATGGATGGAAGAGTTATAGTAGTGGAACGTTATGGTAAAGTAAACCTACTTACTTCTGATGGCAAACTACAGAAACAGTTACCTATACCTGATGGAGCCTGGAGTGTTACACAGATCAATCAGAACACTATAGCCATAACTTATCCTAATGAGGAAGCCATTAAAATCTTCAATATGGAGAATGAAACAGTTACCAAAGTTATCACATTAGACAAACGATGCTGGGGTTTATCATTCTCCAATAATTCCCTGGCTGTAGGTTTGTTTAATGATGAAATCCGTATTATAGACTTGGAAGGAATTACACTGAAGTCAATACAGGTTGAGAGTAAATCATACCTGTGGTACCTTGTTTACTGTAATGACAGAGTAATCTATAGTGACTTGCGTGGTCAAGCAGTATACTGTTATGATGGATCAGGTAAACAAATCTGGAGATATACACAGGATTTATCACAACCAAAAGGACTTTGTACAGATACTTATGGTAACATTATTGTAGCAGACTTTAACTCAAATAGAATAATAGTTATATCAAAAGATGGACAGAATAGTAAAGTATTGATTAGTAAAGAGTATGGACTGAAGGATCCAGagtgtatttgttttaaacataatcAGTCTTCAGGTTTTATTTGTGATTACTATGGCACAAAGTTGGCAAAATTCAATTTATCTAATGGATAA